Proteins encoded in a region of the Methylobacterium radiotolerans JCM 2831 genome:
- a CDS encoding DUF3734 domain-containing protein, protein MSTDQNRSGSPQVLVLVLAGGNAVGAYHAGAYEALHGSAPRRAIAGLKREYDLRQQLDPSGPAVTLLHLVYRAGPDQLATKSFDYSPSSIRDRWAAGHSDMAARLARLIEPRPEGQRFRHIE, encoded by the coding sequence ATGTCCACCGACCAGAACCGGTCCGGATCGCCTCAGGTTCTCGTGCTCGTGCTCGCGGGCGGAAACGCGGTGGGCGCCTATCACGCCGGAGCCTATGAGGCTCTGCATGGGAGCGCCCCCCGCCGGGCGATCGCCGGCCTGAAGCGCGAGTACGACCTGCGGCAACAGCTCGATCCGAGCGGTCCGGCGGTGACGCTGCTTCACCTCGTCTATCGAGCAGGCCCCGACCAGCTTGCCACCAAGAGCTTCGACTACTCGCCCTCCTCGATCCGCGATCGCTGGGCGGCAGGGCACAGCGATATGGCGGCCAGGCTGGCCCGCCTGATCGAGCCCCGACCGGAAGGGCAGCGCTTCCGCCACATCGAGTGA
- a CDS encoding AraC family transcriptional regulator — MHGNATVQRAKAHVAADLGEPGLDPPPLAAAVGMLAYDCGLTDQAHFARRFKDRFDRNPRDDRRAQDGRATGRVRFPAVVLVAE; from the coding sequence ATGCACGGCAACGCCACAGTCCAGCGTGCCAAGGCCCATGTCGCGGCTGACCTCGGCGAGCCGGGCCTCGACCCGCCCCCGCTCGCAGCCGCGGTCGGCATGCTGGCTTACGACTGCGGCCTCACCGACCAGGCGCATTTCGCTCGCCGCTTCAAAGATCGCTTCGACAGAAACCCCCGTGACGACCGGCGCGCGCAGGACGGACGCGCAACGGGTCGCGTCCGCTTCCCGGCTGTCGTTCTCGTCGCTGAGTGA
- a CDS encoding GCG_CRPN prefix-to-repeats domain-containing protein translates to MSHLKMLAAAAALVGGLGLASAASAAPLAPIGAGTIAGDAHVTNAAMGCGPGFARGPLGRCRPIARGFRPGPHCFVRRTPVGPRRICR, encoded by the coding sequence ATGTCGCACCTGAAGATGCTCGCCGCTGCAGCCGCTCTCGTTGGCGGTCTCGGCCTCGCATCCGCAGCCAGCGCTGCACCTCTTGCGCCGATCGGTGCTGGAACCATCGCGGGCGACGCCCACGTCACCAACGCTGCTATGGGTTGCGGTCCCGGCTTCGCTCGTGGCCCCCTCGGTCGATGCCGCCCGATCGCCCGCGGCTTCCGGCCCGGTCCGCACTGCTTCGTGCGCCGGACCCCGGTCGGGCCGCGGCGTATCTGCCGCTAA